A genomic stretch from Primulina huaijiensis isolate GDHJ02 chromosome 14, ASM1229523v2, whole genome shotgun sequence includes:
- the LOC140956813 gene encoding deSI-like protein At4g17486: MKSKFKVGWRSIIPLNMQRESASSFCVFPRVEFENYIPGQAPVYLNVYDLTPLNEYFCWAGIGVFHSGLEVHGVEYAFGALDYPTSGIFEVEPRHCPGFRFRKSIYMGTTYLNPHQVREFLKCQSRKYYGDTYHLIVKNCNHFSEDICHQLTRNRIPKWVNRLARMGSLCNCILPGSRKTTMLPDNGNDQGSEWENKSLRRSSFNCISSISMHQTEREVTISSIFLHLHYKDCLPPLDLKKETSFKV; the protein is encoded by the exons ATGAAGTCGAAATTCAAAGTTGGGTGGCGATCTATCATTCCTCTGAATATGCAACGCGAGTCTGCCTCGAGCTTTTGCGTGTTCCCTCGTGTGGAGTTTGAAAACTACATTCCTGGCCAAGCTCCAGTGTATCTAAACGTATACGACTTAACGCCGTTGAACGAATATTTCTGTTGGGCTGGCATTGGCGTCTTTCACTCTGGCTTAGAAG TGCACGGGGTCGAATATGCATTTGGAGCACTTGACTATCCCACAAGTGGTATCTTTGAAGTTGAGCCTAGGCATTGTCCTGGATTTAGATTTCGGAAGTCGATTTACATGGGAACAACGTACTTGAATCCGCATCAAGTCAGGGAATTCTTGAAGTGCCAATCAAGAAAATACTATGGTGATACTTATCACTTGATTGTGAAGAACTGCAACCATTTCTCCGAGGACATATGCCACCAGCTGACAAGAAACCGGATCCCGAAATGGGTTAATCGCCTTGCAAGAATGG GTTCATTATGCAACTGTATACTTCCGGGGTCGCGTAAAACGACTATGCTGCCTGATAATGGGAATGATCAAGGCTCTGAGTGGGAGAATAAGAGTTTAAGAAGAAGCTCATTCAACTGCATCTCTTCAATTTCCATGCACCAGACAGAAAGAGAAGTAACAATATCATCAATCTTCTTGCATTTACATTACAAAGATTGCCTGCCTCCTTTAGATTTGAAGAAAGAGACCTCTTTTAAGGTTTAA